The Watersipora subatra chromosome 1, tzWatSuba1.1, whole genome shotgun sequence genome has a window encoding:
- the LOC137408705 gene encoding sulfotransferase 1C2-like, with protein MDTPGLTPLFDAEGKFIWNTLQYKGHNVYPFPNLKKKLDSYRKSFPVLDDDIYLLTYAKSGSHWLFEIVMMLTRKSTDHRKETTAQNLLEVWFDPEAKQNGGRSVMVTHLPFGIIPPDILTNSSGKFIQIHRNPADVAVAFFHHLTNQITVYDGHLRHDWTPFINEIFCDRDKMTQPTWWDYTSKWWTEFKNKPNYLPVFYEELKEDPVKVIGEIAKFLEVEADQEFFEQIAIQTSFEKMKASKREREIAELKDFFTEGYSMYRKGVVGDWRNHFTKEQHEQFMNHHNEELRNHPELHQKFIKYLQFGLYDAKL; from the exons ATGGACACTCCCGGTCTCACACCATTGTTTGATGCAGAAGGAAAGTTTATCTGGAATACACTCCAGTACAAAGGTCATAATGTCTATCCATTCCCTAACTTGAAAAAAAAGTTGGATTCATACAGAAAGTCATTTCCTGTACTCGATGATGATATTTATCTGCTGACCTATGCAAAATCGG GAAGTCACTGGCTGTTTGAAATAGTGATGATGCTAACCCGTAAATCAACAGATCACAGAAAAGAAACTACTGCTCAAAACCTGCTTGAAGTTTGGTTTGATCCAGAAGCAAAACAAAATGGAGGGCGAAGTGTTATGGTCACTCATTTACCATTCGGCATCATACCACCGGACATACTGACAAACAGCAG TGGCAAATTTATTCAAATCCACCGAAATCCTGCTGATGTAGCAGTTGCCTTTTTTCACCATCTGACCAATCAGATAACTGTTTATGATGGTCATCTGAGACATGATTGGACTCCCTTTATTAACGAGATATTCTGTGATCGAGACAAAA TGACTCAACCCACCTGGTGGGATTACACATCTAAATGGTGGACAGAGTTTAAAAATAAACCCAACTACTTACCTGTTTTCTACGAAGAGCTAAAAGAG GACCCTGTGAAGGTTATTGGAGAAATTGCTAAATTTTTAGAAGTTGAGGCAGATCAAGAATTCTTTGAGCAGATTGCCATTCAGACATCATTTGAGAAGATGAAAGCTAgtaagagagaaagagaaattGCGGAGTTGAAAGACTTTTTCACTGAAGGCTATTCTATGTATAGAAAGG GAGTTGTGGGTGACTGGCGGAATCACTTTACTAAAGAACAACATGAGCAGTTTATGAATCATCATAATGAAGAATTGCGGAACCATCCAGAACTTCATCAGAAATTCATCAAGTACTTACAGTTCGGCCTATATGATGCTAAACTTTAG
- the LOC137408724 gene encoding sulfotransferase 1B1-like: MPPDILNNSRGKIIQVHRNPADIAVSFYHHNKLDVNGTALAYDWDDYISKLFWDEERMISSTWSVYTCDWWTRCHGNSNYMPVFYEELKEDPVKVIREIAKFLEVEAEQELLEQIAAETSIEKMKVSKREREVEELGDSFVEGYSMYRKGVVGDWRNHFTEEQHEQFIEHYNQELRNHPELHQRFIKYLQF, from the exons ATGCCTCCGGATATACTGAACAACTCGAG AGGGAAAATCATACAAGTTCACCGGAACCCTGCAGATATTGCCGTGTCATTTTATCACCATAACAAATTGGACGTTAATGGAACAGCCCTGGCATATGATTGGGATGATTACATCAGCAAGCTATTCTGGGACGAAGAgagaa TGATAAGCTCTACTTGGAGTGTTTACACTTGTGATTGGTGGACACGGTGTCATGGGAATTCCAACTACATGCCAGTTTTCTATGAGGAATTGAAGGAG GACCCTGTGAAGGTTATTAGAGAGATTGCTAAATTTCTAGAAGTGGAGGCAGAGCAAGAATTATTGGAGCAGATTGCAGCCGAGACATCAATTGAGAAGATGAAAGTTAgtaagagagaaagagaagttGAGGAATTAGGAGACTCTTTTGTTGAAGGCTATTCTATGTATAGAAAAG GAGTTGTGGGTGACTGGCGGAATCACTTTACTGAAGAGCAACATGAGCAGTTTATAGAGCATTACAATCAAGAACTGCGGAATCATCCAGAACTTCATCAGAGATTCATCAAGTACTTACAGTTCTGA
- the LOC137388052 gene encoding zinc finger BED domain-containing protein 5-like has protein sequence MAPYSHSELFKECMVSAVQALYPEKLDIQQGVQSVPLSRNTCARRIEAIANHVTEGVIYNLNRCESFSIAVDESTVINNVAQLSVLIRYYLNNRFSEDLAAVIPLTERMTGENIYQAFKAYMDSHKVSMHKIISVATSGVPDIVGVYSVILLIT, from the coding sequence ATGGCTCCATACAGCCACAGCGAACTGTTCAAAGAATGCATGGTTTCAGCCGTTCAAGCGCTCTACCCTGAAAAGCTAGATATTCAGCAAGGGGTTCAGTCAGTACCGCTATCTAGGAATACGTGTGCACGACGGATAGAAGCTATTGCCAATCATGTGACTGAAGGTGTCATATATAACTTGAACAGGTGTGAATCATTTTCAATTGCAGTAGATGAAAGTACTGTCATAAACAATGTTGCTCAGCTGAGTGTGTTGATTCGGTATTATCTCAACAACAGGTTTAGTGAGGACCTTGCAGCAGTTATTCCACTGACAGAACGTATGACTGGAGAAAATATATATCAGGCATTCAAGGCTTACATGGACTCCCATAAAGTGTCAATGCATAAGATAATTTCTGTAGCGACAAGTGGCGTCCCAGATATAGTGGGTGTATATTCTGTTATTTTGTTAATCACCTGA